A genomic stretch from Falco cherrug isolate bFalChe1 chromosome 1, bFalChe1.pri, whole genome shotgun sequence includes:
- the KCTD10 gene encoding BTB/POZ domain-containing adapter for CUL3-mediated RhoA degradation protein 3 isoform X1 codes for MEEMSGESVVSSAVPAAATRTTSFKGTSPSSKYVKLNIGGALYYTTMQTLTKQDTMLKAMFSGRMEVLTDSEGWILIDRCGKHFGTILNYLRDGAVPLPESRREIEELLAEAKYYLVQGLVDECQAALQQNKDAYEPFCKVPVITSSKEEQKLIATSNKPAVKLLYNRSNNKYSYTSNSDDNMLKNIELFDKLSLRFNGRVLFIKDVIGDEICCWSFYGQGRKIAEVCCTSIVYATEKKQTKVEFPEARIYEETLNILLYESQDGRGPDNALLEATGGAAGRSHHLDEDEERERIERVRRIHIKRPDDRAHLHQ; via the exons ATG GAAGAGATGTCGGGAGAAAGTGTGGTGAGCTCAGCAGTGCCGGCGGCTGCAACTCGCACAACCTCCTTCAAAGGGACGAGTCCGAGCTCCAAGTATGTCAAGCTGAACATCGGCGGTGCTCTCTACTACACCACCATGCAGACCCTGACCAAGCAGGACACCATGCTCAAGGCCATGTTCAGCGGCCGAATGGAAGTCCTCACGGATAGTGAAG GTTGGATCCTGATTGACCGCTGTGGAAAACATTTTGGGACAATACTGAACTACCTGCGTGATGGGGCTGTGCCGCTCCCCGAGAGCCGCAGGGAGATAGAAGAGTTGTTGGCTGAAGCAAAGTACTACCTTGTCCAGGGGCTGGTGGACGAGTGCCAGGCAGCCTTGCAG CAGAACAAAGATGCATATGAACCGTTCTGCAAGGTACCAGTCATCACATCttccaaagaagagcaaaaacTTATAGCCACTTCTAACAAG CCAGCAGTGAAGCTGCTATATAACAGAAGCAACAACAAATATTCCTACACTAG CAACTCTGACGACAACATGCTGAAGAACATTGAGCTATTTGATAAGCTTTCCTTGAGGTTTAATGGGAGAGTGCTCTTTATAAAAGATGTGATTGGAGATGAGATCTGCTGCTGGTCTTTTTACGGGCAGGGGCGGAAGATTGCCGAAGTCTGTTGCACTTCCATTGTTTACGCTactgagaaaaaacagacaaag GTGGAGTTCCCAGAAGCCCGCATTTACGAGGAGACACTGAACATTCTGCTGTACGAGTCCCAGGATGGGAGAGGACCTGACAACGCACTCTTGGAAGCCACAGGAGGGGCAGCTGGCCGCTCCCATCACTTAGATGAAGATGAGGAGCGAGAGCGCATCGAACGTGTGCGGAGAATTCATATTAAACGTCCAGATGACAGGGCCCATCTGCATCAGTGA
- the KCTD10 gene encoding BTB/POZ domain-containing adapter for CUL3-mediated RhoA degradation protein 3 isoform X2 gives MEEMSGESVVSSAVPAAATRTTSFKGTSPSSKYVKLNIGGALYYTTMQTLTKQDTMLKAMFSGRMEVLTDSEGWILIDRCGKHFGTILNYLRDGAVPLPESRREIEELLAEAKYYLVQGLVDECQAALQNKDAYEPFCKVPVITSSKEEQKLIATSNKPAVKLLYNRSNNKYSYTSNSDDNMLKNIELFDKLSLRFNGRVLFIKDVIGDEICCWSFYGQGRKIAEVCCTSIVYATEKKQTKVEFPEARIYEETLNILLYESQDGRGPDNALLEATGGAAGRSHHLDEDEERERIERVRRIHIKRPDDRAHLHQ, from the exons ATG GAAGAGATGTCGGGAGAAAGTGTGGTGAGCTCAGCAGTGCCGGCGGCTGCAACTCGCACAACCTCCTTCAAAGGGACGAGTCCGAGCTCCAAGTATGTCAAGCTGAACATCGGCGGTGCTCTCTACTACACCACCATGCAGACCCTGACCAAGCAGGACACCATGCTCAAGGCCATGTTCAGCGGCCGAATGGAAGTCCTCACGGATAGTGAAG GTTGGATCCTGATTGACCGCTGTGGAAAACATTTTGGGACAATACTGAACTACCTGCGTGATGGGGCTGTGCCGCTCCCCGAGAGCCGCAGGGAGATAGAAGAGTTGTTGGCTGAAGCAAAGTACTACCTTGTCCAGGGGCTGGTGGACGAGTGCCAGGCAGCCTTGCAG AACAAAGATGCATATGAACCGTTCTGCAAGGTACCAGTCATCACATCttccaaagaagagcaaaaacTTATAGCCACTTCTAACAAG CCAGCAGTGAAGCTGCTATATAACAGAAGCAACAACAAATATTCCTACACTAG CAACTCTGACGACAACATGCTGAAGAACATTGAGCTATTTGATAAGCTTTCCTTGAGGTTTAATGGGAGAGTGCTCTTTATAAAAGATGTGATTGGAGATGAGATCTGCTGCTGGTCTTTTTACGGGCAGGGGCGGAAGATTGCCGAAGTCTGTTGCACTTCCATTGTTTACGCTactgagaaaaaacagacaaag GTGGAGTTCCCAGAAGCCCGCATTTACGAGGAGACACTGAACATTCTGCTGTACGAGTCCCAGGATGGGAGAGGACCTGACAACGCACTCTTGGAAGCCACAGGAGGGGCAGCTGGCCGCTCCCATCACTTAGATGAAGATGAGGAGCGAGAGCGCATCGAACGTGTGCGGAGAATTCATATTAAACGTCCAGATGACAGGGCCCATCTGCATCAGTGA
- the KCTD10 gene encoding BTB/POZ domain-containing adapter for CUL3-mediated RhoA degradation protein 3 isoform X3: protein MSGESVVSSAVPAAATRTTSFKGTSPSSKYVKLNIGGALYYTTMQTLTKQDTMLKAMFSGRMEVLTDSEGWILIDRCGKHFGTILNYLRDGAVPLPESRREIEELLAEAKYYLVQGLVDECQAALQQNKDAYEPFCKVPVITSSKEEQKLIATSNKPAVKLLYNRSNNKYSYTSNSDDNMLKNIELFDKLSLRFNGRVLFIKDVIGDEICCWSFYGQGRKIAEVCCTSIVYATEKKQTKVEFPEARIYEETLNILLYESQDGRGPDNALLEATGGAAGRSHHLDEDEERERIERVRRIHIKRPDDRAHLHQ, encoded by the exons ATGTCGGGAGAAAGTGTGGTGAGCTCAGCAGTGCCGGCGGCTGCAACTCGCACAACCTCCTTCAAAGGGACGAGTCCGAGCTCCAAGTATGTCAAGCTGAACATCGGCGGTGCTCTCTACTACACCACCATGCAGACCCTGACCAAGCAGGACACCATGCTCAAGGCCATGTTCAGCGGCCGAATGGAAGTCCTCACGGATAGTGAAG GTTGGATCCTGATTGACCGCTGTGGAAAACATTTTGGGACAATACTGAACTACCTGCGTGATGGGGCTGTGCCGCTCCCCGAGAGCCGCAGGGAGATAGAAGAGTTGTTGGCTGAAGCAAAGTACTACCTTGTCCAGGGGCTGGTGGACGAGTGCCAGGCAGCCTTGCAG CAGAACAAAGATGCATATGAACCGTTCTGCAAGGTACCAGTCATCACATCttccaaagaagagcaaaaacTTATAGCCACTTCTAACAAG CCAGCAGTGAAGCTGCTATATAACAGAAGCAACAACAAATATTCCTACACTAG CAACTCTGACGACAACATGCTGAAGAACATTGAGCTATTTGATAAGCTTTCCTTGAGGTTTAATGGGAGAGTGCTCTTTATAAAAGATGTGATTGGAGATGAGATCTGCTGCTGGTCTTTTTACGGGCAGGGGCGGAAGATTGCCGAAGTCTGTTGCACTTCCATTGTTTACGCTactgagaaaaaacagacaaag GTGGAGTTCCCAGAAGCCCGCATTTACGAGGAGACACTGAACATTCTGCTGTACGAGTCCCAGGATGGGAGAGGACCTGACAACGCACTCTTGGAAGCCACAGGAGGGGCAGCTGGCCGCTCCCATCACTTAGATGAAGATGAGGAGCGAGAGCGCATCGAACGTGTGCGGAGAATTCATATTAAACGTCCAGATGACAGGGCCCATCTGCATCAGTGA